The Bernardetia sp. genome has a segment encoding these proteins:
- a CDS encoding WD40 repeat domain-containing protein yields the protein MKQTYPPIVFLTSTTEKSAFLAADASLSAPQRKGTCELIMASENIFSEVFQRLDEKEFSERLFIFHWVGDFNDSTFIEQLIRRLSTMPNLACLVLEDILVPPSATIAHLLPITIAISKNQDNDENAIFSSYFYEQLAQNNSIKEAYNYASRKLPNTTSTMFVKPSAEHTLDFTFLQTKKEEETPKTPEQEKIERFKKIISQKSRFSAFSKPELLLSEREIKLFEEYKFELAPLSDIENQLYHRSVKKLNQKKRQRRYLYRTIFFLTFFLMLAGLGFWLQHREYQRQAEAYKIQTRQQQANFLTYLGDNMQKEDATKAIRMIEKAVREYPTHAAQGALYSHFYTPSLYYSARVVIDTTDPSKNGDANHTVSSDGQWLAYFENGKEKSAIFIRSLQGDVIKKIERNIGVETITFSNSLPYRLAVGFASGKVEILDVYGKNLLEMQAHKDTISKISFSKDDTRLISAADTMALIWTTSGEVLDTISGNRSKILKMRFSPNQNTLFTESKDSVVAVWEGSSLLSTFEGTHAKWLSENYLLLKSIEKKSTERTLKKSEESSSENNLKWKVWDISNNKIKKELQNPKKIIPQDSTSFWVIDDKNTLTRHYFENDSVTLWQRDVAYFAMHKGVATNKWATISEKGLCTMHFSDGSEITTKLEDLPLKEPYFTQDGNYFITQMVDNITFWRAVSPQIRFSDKERGEKWIAENATPKMQSNAEKDVQLVYYSGNIYRLTDQNENAKAEFAADKVFLHPSQNYVLSIKNLVVTLDEFDKSNLAFKDRPFKIKNLFTTKSQYKNAGFAEQGSFIWAITEKNELHLLDLQGKIVHRQTVKPNTEVVCSQDDKHLGLAQNIAGSLKPYRIFHIETQQGYELDTRLERANITSLFFSPVQNGQPPYLVSASDFWTDFWDMKGRRMKALKGGNPIYGKEMILTSSEDNFYIATLGVDRVYHQKIENLQKAVLSPDKNYIILHFEDELQIWRTSPFGIIKWLEKNKIYQLSTQEEKQLLLR from the coding sequence ATGAAACAAACCTATCCACCAATAGTTTTTTTAACTTCTACCACTGAAAAATCAGCTTTTTTGGCTGCTGATGCTTCGCTATCTGCACCTCAACGTAAAGGGACGTGCGAACTCATAATGGCATCAGAGAATATTTTTTCAGAAGTATTTCAGCGTTTGGATGAGAAAGAATTTAGTGAAAGGCTATTTATTTTTCACTGGGTAGGTGATTTTAATGATTCTACTTTTATAGAACAACTGATTCGCCGTCTTTCAACGATGCCAAATTTGGCGTGTTTAGTTTTAGAAGATATTTTAGTTCCTCCTTCGGCTACTATCGCACATTTGTTGCCCATTACGATTGCTATTTCTAAAAATCAAGATAACGACGAGAATGCCATTTTTAGCAGTTATTTTTATGAACAACTAGCACAAAACAATTCTATAAAAGAAGCCTATAACTACGCATCACGAAAACTTCCCAACACAACTTCGACAATGTTTGTCAAGCCAAGTGCCGAACACACACTTGATTTTACATTTCTACAAACAAAGAAAGAAGAAGAAACTCCCAAAACACCAGAACAAGAAAAAATTGAACGTTTCAAAAAAATTATATCACAAAAATCTCGTTTTTCAGCCTTTTCTAAGCCAGAACTATTACTTTCTGAAAGAGAAATAAAACTCTTTGAAGAATATAAATTTGAGCTTGCTCCACTTTCAGATATAGAAAATCAGCTTTATCATAGAAGTGTTAAAAAACTAAATCAGAAAAAAAGACAAAGAAGGTATTTATACAGAACTATCTTTTTCTTAACATTTTTTCTAATGCTTGCTGGACTAGGATTTTGGTTACAACATAGAGAATACCAACGCCAAGCAGAGGCATATAAAATACAAACACGACAACAACAAGCCAATTTTCTGACGTATTTGGGAGACAATATGCAAAAAGAAGATGCCACAAAGGCAATCAGAATGATAGAAAAGGCTGTAAGAGAATACCCAACTCATGCAGCACAAGGTGCGCTATATTCTCATTTTTATACACCAAGCCTATATTATTCTGCTAGAGTTGTTATTGATACTACTGATCCATCAAAAAATGGAGACGCAAATCATACTGTTTCTTCAGACGGACAGTGGTTAGCATATTTTGAGAATGGAAAAGAAAAAAGTGCAATTTTTATACGTTCGTTGCAAGGCGATGTAATAAAGAAAATAGAGAGAAATATAGGAGTAGAAACTATAACATTTTCAAATAGTCTTCCTTATCGTTTGGCTGTGGGGTTTGCAAGTGGGAAAGTAGAAATTTTAGATGTTTATGGGAAAAATTTGTTAGAAATGCAGGCGCATAAAGATACTATTTCTAAGATTTCTTTTTCTAAAGATGATACAAGACTGATTTCTGCTGCCGACACAATGGCTCTTATTTGGACAACATCAGGAGAAGTTTTGGATACGATTAGTGGAAACCGTAGCAAAATTTTGAAAATGCGATTTTCGCCCAACCAAAATACTCTTTTTACAGAGTCGAAAGACAGTGTAGTGGCTGTTTGGGAAGGCTCAAGTTTGCTCTCTACCTTTGAAGGAACACATGCCAAATGGCTTTCTGAAAACTATCTACTTCTTAAAAGTATAGAAAAAAAATCAACTGAAAGGACACTGAAAAAATCAGAAGAAAGTAGTTCGGAGAATAATTTAAAATGGAAAGTTTGGGATATTTCTAACAATAAAATTAAAAAAGAACTTCAAAATCCAAAGAAAATAATTCCTCAAGATTCGACTTCTTTTTGGGTAATCGATGATAAAAATACGCTTACAAGACATTATTTTGAAAACGATTCGGTTACGTTATGGCAAAGAGACGTAGCTTATTTTGCAATGCACAAGGGCGTTGCTACCAACAAATGGGCTACTATTTCTGAAAAAGGGTTGTGTACCATGCATTTTTCTGATGGTAGTGAAATAACAACGAAACTAGAAGATTTACCTCTGAAAGAACCTTATTTCACACAAGATGGAAATTATTTTATTACTCAAATGGTAGATAATATTACTTTTTGGAGAGCTGTTTCACCACAAATACGTTTTTCAGATAAGGAAAGAGGAGAAAAATGGATAGCTGAAAATGCTACTCCAAAGATGCAGAGCAACGCAGAAAAAGATGTACAATTAGTATATTATTCTGGCAATATTTATCGCTTAACTGACCAAAATGAAAATGCAAAAGCCGAGTTTGCAGCTGATAAAGTATTTTTACACCCTTCTCAAAATTATGTTTTGAGTATAAAAAATCTTGTCGTTACGTTGGATGAATTTGATAAATCTAACTTGGCTTTTAAAGACAGACCTTTCAAAATCAAGAATTTGTTTACTACAAAATCGCAGTATAAAAATGCAGGTTTTGCAGAACAAGGAAGTTTTATTTGGGCAATTACAGAAAAAAATGAACTTCATTTGTTGGATTTGCAGGGAAAAATTGTTCATCGCCAAACAGTAAAGCCAAATACAGAGGTGGTTTGTTCTCAAGATGATAAGCATTTAGGATTGGCTCAAAATATAGCAGGCAGTCTGAAACCTTATAGAATCTTTCATATAGAAACTCAACAAGGTTATGAGTTGGATACTCGCTTAGAACGTGCCAATATCACGTCTCTTTTCTTTTCTCCTGTACAGAATGGGCAGCCTCCTTATTTGGTTTCTGCTTCTGATTTTTGGACAGACTTTTGGGATATGAAAGGGCGTAGAATGAAGGCTCTAAAAGGTGGAAATCCAATCTATGGAAAGGAAATGATTCTGACATCATCGGAAGATAATTTTTATATTGCTACTTTGGGAGTAGATAGAGTGTATCATCAAAAAATAGAAAATCTTCAAAAAGCAGTATTAAGTCCAGATAAAAACTATATCATTTTGCATTTTGAAGATGAGTTGCAAATTTGGAGAACATCGCCTTTTGGAATCATTAAGTGGCTAGAAAAAAACAAAATTTATCAACTCTCTACTCAAGAAGAAAAACAATTATTGCTTAGATAA
- a CDS encoding SAM-dependent methyltransferase, translating to MSNYNSDKNNSSNEWFKTWFDSHYYHILYKDRDDTEARMFIDNISLYLNFLPNDKILDLACGKGRHSIYLNQKGLSVEGIDLSEESIQYAKQFENERLKFTQHDMREVYKSNHFDFILNFFTSFGYFPTDKENQQAITAMAKGLQNEGRIVLDFFNTKKVIETLVEYEEKVIAGITFKISKSIENGFIVKDIKFKDQGKNFHFQERVKAIPANDFLRYFRDAGLTVARIFGDYDLSEFEEDISERMIFVVEK from the coding sequence GTGTCAAATTATAATTCAGATAAAAACAATTCTTCTAATGAGTGGTTCAAAACGTGGTTTGACTCTCACTACTACCACATTCTTTACAAAGACAGAGACGACACAGAGGCTCGTATGTTTATAGACAATATTAGTCTGTACCTCAACTTTTTGCCAAACGATAAAATATTGGATTTGGCTTGTGGAAAAGGTCGTCATTCTATTTATCTAAATCAGAAAGGACTTTCAGTAGAAGGAATAGATTTATCGGAGGAGAGCATTCAATATGCCAAACAATTTGAAAACGAAAGATTGAAATTTACACAACACGACATGAGAGAAGTCTATAAAAGCAATCATTTCGATTTCATTCTTAATTTTTTCACCAGTTTTGGATACTTTCCGACAGACAAAGAAAACCAACAGGCCATTACAGCTATGGCAAAAGGATTACAAAATGAGGGTAGAATTGTATTAGATTTTTTCAACACAAAAAAAGTAATTGAAACGCTTGTAGAATACGAAGAAAAAGTAATTGCAGGCATTACTTTCAAAATATCTAAATCTATTGAAAACGGCTTTATTGTAAAAGACATTAAATTTAAAGACCAAGGAAAAAACTTCCACTTCCAAGAACGAGTAAAAGCTATTCCAGCAAATGATTTTTTACGCTATTTTCGTGATGCAGGGCTTACAGTAGCACGTATTTTTGGAGATTATGACTTATCTGAGTTTGAAGAAGATATTTCTGAAAGAATGATTTTTGTTGTGGAGAAGTAA
- a CDS encoding NUDIX domain-containing protein translates to MDSSLEKLYGNKVRTRVCGICVNEKGHLLTVNMRGISSSIEQNQPFYAPVGGGVELGETATDALKREFLEETGLHIQIDYFMCVYEHVHLPIHAVELFFAVRAVGGELKIGSDPEQGNQQIITSIEYLDYSTILELPFEQRHGIFKYASSIENLKKLRGYIRTN, encoded by the coding sequence ATGGATTCTTCTTTAGAAAAACTGTATGGCAACAAAGTCAGAACACGAGTTTGTGGAATTTGTGTGAATGAAAAGGGGCACTTACTGACTGTAAATATGAGGGGTATTAGTTCTAGTATAGAACAAAACCAGCCTTTTTATGCTCCTGTTGGGGGTGGGGTAGAACTCGGCGAAACAGCTACTGATGCTCTCAAAAGAGAATTTTTGGAGGAAACAGGACTTCATATCCAAATTGATTATTTTATGTGTGTGTATGAGCATGTGCATTTGCCTATCCACGCAGTAGAATTGTTTTTTGCTGTTCGGGCTGTTGGAGGAGAGCTAAAAATAGGCTCTGACCCAGAGCAAGGCAACCAACAAATCATTACTTCAATAGAATATTTAGACTACTCTACTATTTTAGAATTACCTTTTGAACAAAGACATGGTATTTTTAAATATGCCTCTTCCATAGAAAACCTCAAGAAGCTAAGGGGCTATATCAGAACTAATTAG
- a CDS encoding two-component regulator propeller domain-containing protein gives MKHSFVFLFLLLFCNSVQYSHGQSIGLRHYDVDEGLPQGDIYGITQDEDGFLWIATGNGLSRFDGHDMQPFTQNDGLADNFITAIASDSLRNGTWLGHPQGLLSYHNKQNDSLLIINLPTQNLLSRIQQICVDRKQVWALTEREGVFRISFDDIENNIESPQENTSSFEYQSSYFPLGNSHTERCNVFEKLSNNEFLVGTDSGLFVASVKDEKFIFTQHIPELKGIQVHSITRKKQNQIGFWIGTKNHGIYNFFSANDVTKAFLNREEISNADITSILEDKRGKLWIGTKNDGLFRVESTKKEEKVVNIEHYTQKNGLPSSTISCILQDYEGSIWIGTENDGLIQMLNEMFEIYTYTHGLKSENILSILRLNEKSLLLGTDQGITSFTTQEDSTTFSPYLSSLSQASVRTLYKDSLGKIWIGTEKRGLFIYNPTTNSLSSVRDVPDKTINKITADDDGNIWIATNSWGLFKYVKNEQRFVQILPTKTVQLSRIQNIYKDRENRIWIASSDYTLSYWKDDKLTVLDAIPEFSQVKATCFAEDAENTLWIGSEGSGVFAYSAQAIKKYTTANGLASNYSYFIAADRNYNIWIGSRKGITRLRPKDDLAKIYHKSDGLIGTEANRSAVEKDMNGDLWFGTTRGLIHYIGQNDHINLVRPKVVLSGFRIFGEERNFEENLVLPYEDYSLRFDFKTITFRYPEKVKFKYRLNGFDKNWSETTSQTFAYYSHLEDGEYDFEVLATNDDGIWASTPATYSFSIATPIWKRTWFIVFLVFLGFMLLVSYVRWRTNSLEKQRQKLELEVKKQTKKLTHQNEALENTNSLLKESENELSQSNSIKDRMFSIISHDLRSPLATLQNFLKMFISYRNAFTEEEINKVTRDIDKSLSNVGDLLENLLQWSRAQMGHLETELQPLLITDYVQKNIELLLPTAKNKKINLQVSEIKEELIAEADPNLLNFILRNLISNAIKFTEQQGTVTVSAKLDTKTDKMIHISVKDTGVGMSEETARKIFVKSEHVTTRGTANEKGTGLGLMVCKEFVEKQNGKIWVESKEGEGTTFTFSIRQGKI, from the coding sequence ATGAAACATTCTTTTGTCTTTCTCTTTCTACTACTGTTCTGCAATTCTGTACAATATTCTCATGGACAGTCTATTGGTTTGCGTCATTATGATGTAGATGAAGGACTTCCACAAGGAGATATTTATGGTATTACACAAGATGAGGATGGTTTTTTATGGATAGCTACAGGAAATGGGCTTTCTCGTTTTGATGGACACGATATGCAACCTTTCACTCAAAACGATGGATTGGCAGATAATTTCATTACTGCTATCGCCTCAGATTCCCTTAGAAATGGAACATGGCTCGGACATCCACAAGGATTGCTCTCCTATCACAACAAACAAAACGATTCTCTTCTAATTATCAATTTGCCAACACAAAACCTACTCAGCAGGATTCAACAAATTTGTGTGGATAGAAAGCAAGTGTGGGCTTTGACGGAGAGAGAGGGCGTTTTCAGAATCAGTTTTGACGATATAGAAAATAATATTGAAAGTCCACAAGAAAACACTTCTTCTTTTGAGTATCAAAGTTCCTATTTTCCTTTAGGAAACTCTCATACAGAAAGATGTAATGTCTTTGAGAAACTATCTAATAATGAGTTTCTGGTAGGTACAGACAGTGGTCTTTTTGTTGCTTCTGTCAAAGACGAAAAATTTATTTTCACACAGCACATTCCAGAATTAAAAGGTATTCAAGTCCATTCCATTACAAGAAAAAAACAAAATCAAATTGGTTTTTGGATTGGCACAAAAAACCACGGAATTTATAATTTTTTCTCTGCCAACGATGTAACAAAGGCGTTTTTAAATAGAGAAGAAATTAGTAATGCAGATATTACCTCCATTTTGGAAGATAAACGGGGTAAACTATGGATAGGAACAAAAAATGATGGACTTTTTAGAGTAGAATCAACAAAAAAAGAGGAAAAAGTTGTAAATATTGAACATTATACACAAAAAAACGGACTGCCTAGCTCTACTATTTCTTGTATTTTGCAAGACTATGAGGGCAGTATTTGGATAGGTACAGAAAACGATGGACTGATTCAGATGCTCAATGAAATGTTTGAAATTTATACTTATACACACGGATTAAAAAGTGAAAATATTTTATCTATTCTTCGTCTAAACGAAAAAAGTCTTCTTTTAGGCACAGACCAAGGCATTACTTCTTTTACAACACAGGAAGATTCAACTACTTTTTCCCCTTACCTTAGCTCTCTATCTCAAGCCTCTGTCCGAACTTTATATAAAGATTCTTTGGGGAAAATATGGATAGGTACAGAAAAAAGAGGACTTTTTATCTACAACCCTACTACCAATTCTTTGTCTTCTGTTAGAGATGTTCCTGACAAGACTATCAATAAAATCACAGCCGATGATGATGGCAATATTTGGATAGCTACTAATTCTTGGGGGCTTTTCAAATATGTTAAGAACGAACAACGTTTCGTACAAATTCTTCCTACCAAAACCGTACAGTTGAGTCGTATTCAAAATATTTATAAAGATAGAGAAAATCGTATTTGGATAGCCTCTTCAGACTATACACTCTCTTATTGGAAAGACGACAAACTTACTGTTTTGGATGCTATTCCAGAGTTTAGCCAAGTAAAAGCTACTTGTTTTGCAGAAGATGCTGAAAACACCCTTTGGATTGGCTCAGAAGGCTCTGGTGTGTTTGCTTATTCTGCTCAAGCAATAAAAAAATATACAACAGCAAACGGATTGGCTTCCAACTATTCCTATTTTATTGCTGCTGACAGAAATTACAATATCTGGATTGGTTCAAGAAAAGGAATTACGAGGTTACGTCCAAAAGATGACTTAGCAAAAATATATCATAAATCTGATGGGCTTATAGGAACAGAAGCCAACAGAAGTGCAGTAGAAAAAGATATGAATGGCGATTTGTGGTTTGGCACAACTAGAGGACTTATCCATTACATAGGACAAAACGACCATATCAATTTAGTTCGTCCAAAAGTTGTTTTGAGTGGTTTTCGTATTTTTGGAGAAGAACGTAATTTCGAAGAAAACTTAGTATTGCCTTATGAAGATTATAGCTTACGTTTTGATTTTAAAACCATTACATTTCGTTATCCAGAAAAAGTAAAGTTCAAATACCGATTAAATGGTTTTGATAAAAACTGGTCAGAAACAACAAGCCAAACTTTTGCTTATTATTCTCATTTAGAAGACGGCGAATACGACTTTGAAGTATTAGCAACTAATGATGATGGAATTTGGGCTAGTACGCCAGCTACTTACTCATTTTCTATTGCTACACCTATTTGGAAAAGAACATGGTTTATAGTTTTTCTAGTATTTTTAGGTTTTATGCTTTTGGTAAGCTATGTTCGTTGGCGAACCAACTCTTTAGAAAAACAAAGACAGAAACTAGAGTTAGAAGTAAAAAAACAAACTAAAAAACTAACTCATCAGAACGAAGCCTTAGAAAACACTAACTCATTATTAAAAGAATCTGAAAACGAACTCTCACAGTCTAATAGCATAAAAGACCGTATGTTTTCAATTATTTCTCACGACTTGCGTTCTCCTTTGGCTACTCTACAAAATTTCTTAAAGATGTTTATTTCATATAGAAATGCGTTTACAGAAGAAGAAATAAACAAAGTAACAAGAGATATTGATAAGTCTTTGAGTAATGTAGGTGACCTTTTAGAAAACCTGTTGCAGTGGTCTAGGGCGCAAATGGGACATCTGGAAACAGAACTACAACCTCTCTTGATTACAGATTATGTTCAGAAAAATATTGAGTTGTTGTTACCCACAGCAAAAAATAAAAAAATAAACTTACAGGTTTCTGAAATCAAAGAAGAGCTTATTGCCGAAGCAGACCCTAACTTGCTCAATTTTATTCTTCGCAACCTTATCAGTAATGCTATAAAATTTACAGAACAACAAGGCACAGTAACAGTAAGCGCAAAACTTGATACCAAAACCGATAAAATGATTCATATTTCAGTCAAAGATACGGGGGTTGGAATGAGCGAAGAAACAGCAAGAAAAATATTTGTCAAATCAGAACACGTTACCACTAGAGGTACAGCCAATGAAAAAGGAACTGGCTTGGGTTTGATGGTTTGTAAGGAGTTTGTAGAAAAACAAAACGGCAAAATTTGGGTAGAAAGCAAAGAAGGAGAAGGTACGACCTTTACTTTTTCTATTAGGCAAGGAAAGATATAA
- a CDS encoding OmpA family protein: MKQIIVLIILFWVTIPFCIAQIGYDEKEYFLNGKEDYKTGKYRSALYYFEEIKSKNTSNQEAKYYAALCKLHLHLQEKALEELKDVDASELKEDAHYFYWLSEAYFLNEQFGNTLDVLKVYANEYSKNRIKTYDNLLTNLRVALELYQTPANYIVRNLGQHINSPFHDFGVSKIPSSNHLLYSSNRLTFKEKITDRYNTEIFTLYNAKVEDNGAIKEIEQWNKSESLDSQFSVLQILKYELTSSDKTFLISQNGNLKILKRKKGVWQTPELFSQTLSNEKGIQEYAYLSKDKKILVFASDYKSKGNYELFVATREDEKSDFDEPKILSKLNSKSSEITPFLDRNNTLYFSSNRENTAGGFDIFKAEYDTASKTWTEPVLLPYPINSVADELYFSIDESESRTNQLGYFVSNRIGGQGGDDIYEVFFFDSVEVQGQFSERTLEKNPIQDATIILRSKNYKADSTMFQIKTNAEGKYSVNIPIILKNKANSYSQNSSNYLTGQNKETVFDMEIRYQNRLAYQDQIALNPYFLAQRNTRNYIINAYLYVEEEGVYNENESSVNKKLLQKLIDNSSKSIVLKNIYFEAGKAILKQESYKALENVAAFLVENRNISLEIIGHTDNIGTAAGNLTLSKQRAQSVINFLVEKGVSKDRLKANGYGQERPIASNDDEKEGREFNRRIEVRVLD; this comes from the coding sequence ATGAAGCAAATAATAGTTTTGATTATACTATTTTGGGTAACTATTCCTTTTTGTATTGCACAAATAGGCTACGATGAAAAAGAATATTTCTTAAATGGAAAAGAAGATTATAAAACAGGAAAATATAGAAGCGCACTCTACTATTTTGAAGAAATAAAATCTAAAAATACATCTAATCAAGAAGCAAAATATTATGCTGCCCTCTGTAAATTGCATTTACATTTACAAGAAAAAGCCTTAGAAGAACTTAAAGATGTAGATGCGTCTGAACTCAAGGAAGATGCTCATTATTTTTATTGGCTCTCGGAAGCCTATTTTTTAAACGAACAGTTTGGAAATACCTTAGACGTATTGAAAGTGTATGCTAACGAATACTCTAAAAATAGAATTAAGACATACGATAATCTTCTTACAAACTTGAGAGTTGCTTTAGAGCTCTATCAGACTCCTGCAAATTATATAGTTAGAAATTTAGGACAACATATCAATTCACCCTTTCACGATTTTGGGGTGAGTAAAATACCTTCTTCAAATCATTTGTTGTATAGCAGTAACCGACTAACATTTAAGGAGAAAATCACTGACCGTTACAACACCGAAATTTTTACGCTCTATAATGCTAAAGTAGAAGATAATGGAGCAATAAAAGAGATAGAACAATGGAACAAATCGGAGTCTTTAGATTCGCAATTTAGCGTATTACAGATTTTGAAATATGAGCTTACCAGTAGTGATAAAACATTTCTAATTTCGCAAAATGGCAATTTAAAAATACTGAAACGTAAGAAAGGGGTTTGGCAAACACCAGAGCTCTTTTCACAAACTTTGAGCAATGAAAAAGGTATTCAAGAGTATGCTTACTTATCTAAAGATAAAAAAATATTGGTATTTGCTTCCGATTACAAGTCAAAAGGAAATTATGAATTGTTTGTTGCTACAAGAGAAGATGAAAAAAGTGATTTTGACGAGCCAAAAATCCTGTCTAAACTCAATTCAAAATCAAGTGAAATAACCCCTTTTTTAGATAGAAACAATACACTTTATTTCAGCTCAAATAGAGAAAATACAGCAGGAGGTTTTGATATTTTTAAGGCTGAATACGATACAGCTTCTAAAACGTGGACAGAACCTGTGCTTTTACCCTATCCAATAAATAGTGTTGCAGATGAGTTGTATTTTAGTATTGATGAATCAGAAAGCAGAACCAATCAGTTAGGGTATTTTGTCTCTAACCGTATTGGAGGACAAGGTGGAGATGATATTTATGAAGTGTTCTTTTTTGATTCAGTAGAAGTACAAGGACAGTTTAGTGAGCGTACATTGGAAAAGAATCCAATACAAGATGCAACCATTATACTTAGAAGTAAGAATTATAAGGCAGATAGTACAATGTTTCAAATAAAAACAAATGCTGAAGGTAAATATAGTGTTAATATTCCAATAATTTTGAAAAACAAAGCTAATTCCTATTCTCAAAATTCCTCTAACTATTTGACAGGACAGAATAAAGAAACAGTTTTTGATATGGAAATTCGTTATCAAAACAGATTAGCGTATCAAGACCAAATTGCATTGAATCCGTATTTTTTAGCGCAACGAAATACTAGGAATTATATAATTAATGCTTATTTGTATGTAGAAGAGGAAGGAGTTTACAATGAAAATGAATCTTCTGTCAATAAGAAATTACTACAAAAGTTAATAGATAACTCTAGTAAAAGCATTGTCTTGAAAAATATTTATTTCGAAGCGGGTAAAGCTATTTTGAAGCAGGAATCATATAAAGCATTAGAAAATGTGGCAGCATTTTTAGTAGAAAATAGAAATATTTCACTAGAAATAATTGGGCATACAGATAACATAGGAACAGCAGCTGGAAATCTTACACTTTCTAAGCAAAGAGCGCAATCTGTTATAAATTTCTTAGTAGAAAAAGGAGTAAGTAAAGATAGATTAAAAGCGAATGGTTATGGACAAGAGCGTCCGATTGCCAGCAACGATGACGAAAAAGAAGGGAGGGAATTTAATCGAAGAATTGAAGTGAGAGTATTGGACTAA
- a CDS encoding complex I subunit 1/NuoH family protein — MSTIFIIIFTLSLILINTLVGVYVERKVSAFIQDRIGPTETGKFGLLQTFADVVKLLFKEDVISKNTNRFLFKFAPILVFMAVFAGFAIVPFSVNSESKMPLGILIWLGIVALDVIGILMAGWASSNKFSLYGAVRSLAQMVSYELPLGLSILCVVVWNGSLDLQEISLRQGIFSDITTHLFGISFLGIETQTIGGILSWNIISMPFFFIVFLIFFISGLAQANRTPFDIPEAESELVAGFQTEYSGMRWAFLMLAEYGMMLLIGLLTSILFFGGWNSPFPNIGSFELANYTTGEVGHFSSYLWSFFWLMSKTFIFILIQMWIRWSFPRLRVDQLMTMCWKYLLPFSLGMLLLTAFWKVFL; from the coding sequence TTGAGTACCATTTTTATAATCATCTTTACGCTTTCTCTTATCCTCATCAATACACTGGTGGGAGTCTATGTAGAGCGAAAAGTTTCTGCTTTTATACAAGACCGTATCGGACCTACCGAAACAGGCAAATTCGGACTTTTACAAACGTTTGCTGATGTAGTGAAGCTGCTTTTTAAGGAAGATGTTATAAGCAAAAATACAAATCGTTTTTTGTTTAAGTTTGCCCCTATTTTGGTTTTTATGGCTGTTTTTGCAGGGTTTGCAATTGTTCCTTTCTCTGTAAACTCTGAAAGTAAAATGCCACTAGGAATTTTGATTTGGCTAGGCATTGTAGCTTTAGATGTAATAGGAATTTTGATGGCAGGTTGGGCTTCTAGCAATAAATTTTCGCTCTATGGTGCTGTACGTTCGCTTGCTCAAATGGTTTCTTATGAGTTGCCTCTAGGTCTTTCCATTCTTTGTGTGGTAGTTTGGAATGGCTCTTTAGACTTGCAAGAAATTAGCCTTAGGCAAGGCATTTTTTCAGACATCACAACACATTTATTTGGTATTTCATTTTTAGGAATAGAAACACAAACTATTGGAGGAATTTTGTCTTGGAACATAATCTCTATGCCTTTTTTCTTTATTGTATTTCTTATCTTTTTTATCTCTGGACTGGCACAAGCCAACCGAACACCTTTTGATATTCCAGAAGCAGAATCGGAATTAGTGGCAGGTTTTCAAACGGAATATTCGGGTATGCGATGGGCATTTTTAATGTTGGCAGAATACGGAATGATGCTTTTGATAGGACTTTTGACAAGCATTCTGTTTTTTGGAGGATGGAACAGTCCTTTTCCGAATATTGGAAGTTTTGAGTTAGCGAATTACACCACTGGAGAAGTCGGACATTTTTCATCATATCTTTGGTCGTTTTTTTGGCTGATGAGCAAAACCTTTATTTTTATCTTGATTCAGATGTGGATTCGTTGGAGTTTTCCTCGTTTGCGTGTCGACCAACTGATGACGATGTGTTGGAAATATTTACTTCCTTTTTCTCTTGGAATGCTTCTTTTGACGGCTTTTTGGAAAGTGTTTTTATAA